accctAGCAGGAATTACAGAAAGATGAGGATCGAGATTGAGATTGAAAATCTTACTTGTGTATAAGTTTTGAGTTTGAAGGATCGCAGAATTAATTAAGGAGAAAGTGTCAAATCGGTTGCAATTGCTGTAACCGAGACTCCGAAACCAGGTTGCAACAGCTACTTGGAAAGTGTatatttacttttttacttttttattttatttttaccaaaAAAAACgtaaattttaaatcaaatttgactcctcgtcATTTTTCTTTTTTTCATCTCTCGTCcataatgtatcacaattctacatccctcgtTCTTTTTAGagacgagggatgtagaattgaCAGAAAGAAAAAAGACGAGGAGTAATGAAAAAAGACGAGagatgtagaattgtgatacattagggacgaggaatgcacaaaaaatgacgaagagtcaaatttgatgtaaagtttaAGGACGATGAATGAAATTTTTTCTTAAACCAATACAAAGTTTGCAATTGTTACATACTCGATAAGTCTAGGTCCTACGATATACTTAACATGCAAATAACTATTAAAGCAACTGTAAACAATATTGAAATCAATAcataaacaataaaaaaaatactCCGGATACTTAGAATGTTTAAAAACATGTTTTTTTAAACAAATTTATTAGACTGTTTCCAACCCTGACTGTGACGTCAGAGTCGGATTGTGTACTTTTTGATAAAAAAAAGTGGGTTTTTGACTGTGACTGTATTTGACCCCCGTTAACCCAAAATGTcaagtttttgtgtcaaatatttggaGGGTGAggtggtaaaatctgattgaaaattgggtggtaaaaataattaaataacaaaaatatatttaatattaattgatAATTGGTTGGTTGTACCGTCAAGATACCGTCAGTTTTTTTGACTAAAGGATAAAAGCGTCAAAAAGTGACGCTGCAATATCAAGGTTTCCTTCCGTCACTTGTTGACAACTCATCTTGATATTGGCATCTGACGCTGGGATAAAAGCAGTCTTAGACCAATCCCAACCATGACGCCGTCATGGGCATttcctcagcgccacatcagctttctctctcctcccttctcaccacttcctcccataacactctCATAACACACCATtgtcaaccatgacatacttcctcaattttattattattattattattattattattattattattattattatataacaaaTAAAAAAATGTTTTTGAACATCACATTTATTAAACAACATAGATTAATACGGTTACATTTTTTTAAAAGGAAAACGACATAAACTTGAACAtaaattaaaaattacataaacttaaacataaaaaaaaaaccacTATTAAAAATACTCATCATCATTGTAACAGTCTTCGTCTTCTTCGTTGTCCTCGTCTTCGTCTTCTTCGTAGTCCTCGTCCTCGTCTTCGTCATCATTGGAGGTTGTACCGGAAGGCCCAACTTGTGGTACGTGTCGAACACGGAAATTTGCAGGAAGATTCCAAATGTGTTCGATGAGCTTCTGTCGTAGTAGATGATGAATGGTGGAATCTCACAATTCTTTATTAACCAGAATGTGCGCTTGAACCCTTTCTTCAATTGATCTCCTTGTACGACGAGCGGGCCTATAGTTTTCTTCAAGGTCACTCATTGCCCTTCTGTTGTCCCCGgtgatcatgttgtgtaatataacaCAAGTGTGCATAATTCTTCAGATTCTTTCAACATAGAATTGTCGGGAAGGGTTTTTAATTATTGCCCAACGACCTTGAAGCACTCCGAAGGCCCGTTCAATATCTTTTCGGGCAGCCTCTTGAAACCTTTTAAATTTTGCACATTCAGGGGTAGGtagacttttgaaagacttaaccaAAGTCGCCCATTCAGGATATATCCCATCGGTTAAATAATAACCTTTAGTGAAATCACACCCACTAATCGAAAAATTACACGCAGGTGCATTATCTTGAAGTAGGTCGTTAAATAAATCGGATTGATTAAGCACATTAATGTCGTTGTTTGAACCGGCGGGTCCAAAATAAGCGTGCCAAATCCATAAGTCATACGATGCAACCGCTTCTAACATGATTGTTGGGTATCCATGATCGCCTATTGTATAATGACCTTTGTATCTATATGGGCAGTTTTTCCATGCCCAATGCATGCAATCTAGACCACCCAACATGCCCGGAAAACTGTGTACTTCAGCATGCGCAGTTATAAGACGTTGTACGTCTTGTGGAGTCGGTTTTCTCAAATATTCAATAGCGTACAAATGAAAtacacttttacaaaaattattcaaACAATCGTATGACGTTTGTTGACACATATGTAAGTACTCATCAAAAGCATCAGGTGCAGTACCGTACGCTAATTGTCGTATCGCGGATGTGCATTTTTGAAAAATATTGAAACCAAGCAACCCGGTAGCATCCCGCCTTTgatgaaaatataaaaaataatctgGAATAGGTTCTTGAGAATAATTAATTATACCTTGGCAAATGCGTATGAAGAGTGGCCGACTCATTCTATAACGTCTGCGAAAATAATCCCCGGGAAAAGTGGGATTCTCtgaaaaataatcattccataagtgCATACCAGTTCCCTCTCGATCTCTTAATAAAAATCTTCTAGGCGCTCTTGGGATCGTTTCGacgatttcttcttcttcttctagatCTATCATATCCAGCAGATTGAGTGCGACATTACCAAAATCCGAACTTGCAGCATGTATTGCATATTTTGGACTATCCAATTTTGGACCCATTTTAGTGATTTTTTAGTAATATTGAGGGTTTTAAAGTGTGATATATATTGGTGTGGGATGAGAGTAAAAGTGTGATGTATATAATATGGGGATAGTAGTGTATATATATAGTGGAGgtattgaaaaaaaaatatataaaaaaattattacaaCGGCTATATAGCCGTTTAAACAGCCACAAACACACTCTTGCTTCGTCCTCGTTTATGCGTATCCATGAAAAATTACAGGGCGAGCTGGCCGAGGGCGGTGGAGGGCGGCCGAGGGCGGCACCATTGCCATCGGCGCCCTCCCACGAACTTGATGATGACATTCCCCATCACGTGCCGATGGGAATGGTCTTAGAATTAAATCTAATATTTTAATTACAATGAACGACATAATCACACGATTTTTACACAAATGTATATAGAACTTTTCATTAGCCTACGAATTATATGGCTATGGCCATCATCTTTTATCACTAACAAAACGTATTGTGAGGTGTATGGTATCAAGCCTATTTTCACTAAAATTAAATGTAATTGTAAAGTTATCTATTTGAGACAAAGCTGAAAAAGGCGCGAGAGGGGGTCGAGACGGTCGCAACCTTAAAACGTCGAAACGGGGTCGAGACGgatgttgacttatatatatacacgtattttAAAGTGAAAAAAACCTTCGTTGACCGGTTTGTATCTGTAATTGCTATTATCGTTAATGTAATACAAAAAAGTAACACTAAACCACGTCAATTTTAGTCGATTTGACCGACTTTTGACCGATTTTAACCGAATTTTTGACTTTTGACAGCGTTGCCCGACCTTTCTCGCATTTGACCCGACTTTTGACTGTTGACCGACTTATAAAAAGATAGGACGAGGTCGAGACGGGCTAGTCACGAAAACGCCGCAACAGGCATCACATACGTCGTTTACAACACTGATTTGAGGTTAACTAGACACTCTTAAACATTTTAAATAATGGATTAATCGGTACACCACCAAATTTAATCTATACACCACCAACCATTATTTATGATGTTGTACAATGTagtaacacttgaaagcatgttgatCATATACGATATGAAAATTGGTGGTGTTCAAAAGTATCTTGGATCAAGCTTATTTTATTACTTAAAACTGAATCATTATGAACTCGCACCTTTATGATGTACTTATATCGAAACTTAAACTCACAGTCTTTAACATCGAACTTTGCTCTCCGGGGATATCATGTCCGAGATTTATAGATTATTTACCACATAAAACAATTGCAAACTTTGTATATATTACTATTCAAACCAATATTCAATATGAAAATAAATTAAAATGGGACATATTTTAAATATCCCACCATATAATACAATTCCAATTCCAATGAAACCTACAAACTAAATATCAGCAAATATGCTGTAATTTTTGGAGTCAACAGCAATAAGCCTTAAGGCAGCAACTGCTGCTGCAACCGACATGAACCCAAAGAATAATACATTTAGCCAATGCCATAATTTCTGAAACGAACTAAGCTTGTTCCTTTTAGCCACCAAATACATGTGATTTGCAAGTATGAATGTAAGCGGAAATGTACTAATCGCTCCTGTTAGACTCATGAAATCTCCGATGAACGGTAGTGCTGCCGCCAGTAAGGTGGTCACCGCTAGGTAACCGCCCCTCACCATCACTCTGAATGACAAGTTTTTTACAGCTAGTGCATTTCCTTTGATTCCGTATTTTGTATCCAAATACTCGTACATCGGACTAGCAAAAATCTATCAAAACAAAACAAAGTATTAAGGTTAGCTTACTGACACAGAATATGTAGAATACAAGAGTGAAGTATGTGAAAAACACACAACACGATTGACCAGTTAAACATCTACTTTTGTATGTTTGACTATCTTTGAATAATGACATAAAGAATCTTGTTCTGAAAGGTTGATTATATAACACATGCACTGAATGCAAAAGCTAATCTTTTTAGGAAGAACTGATTCATTGTGTTGCGTCACATCCTTATCTTGTTTCGTAAAAAAGTAGTAAAACTGCATCTTCAATTCATTATGTGTTCTAGGTGTTATTCAAGTTTTTTCAGTCTTTTAAATTGATTTCCTAAATACAAATAAAAtaacattataattatatttaatacattTGGTGTTCTAAAACTTAAAAAAGGAGAGGCAAGAGAATGTGGAGAGGCAAGAGAATGTGGGTCGCTTAACCAAAACAGTGTTTACCCATATACACAAATACTCATTCTAATTCCTACCCAACCCAAACAGACTGCAGACCCATTTTGCCACTTTTGGTGAAGGATAATTAAACCAAATAAAAAAGAAAAGTTAGAGCTTACATGCAATGCTATGACAGTTTGAAGAAAGGCAGATATATTAGCAAATGTCTTGACCCAAACTGGCCCGCTAACACTGCTGAGCAAATAAGCAGACGTTTCATTTCCATAAGCCCAATACCCCATAAATGCAACGGCGTATAATGGCAAAACACCAACTGTGAACTGAAAGTAGAGCGCTTTCATCATATTTCCAACAACCGGCTGCCTTACTGTTGCCTATAACAtcaaaatattattagtaaagAGAGCCTAAAAGCATCCTTTAATATAATGTCACCAATCGAGATGGAACTTTTCACCCCGTTTATGTCTGAACGGGTCGATTCAGACCATGTTCTCTCTCAGTCTCTCTAGACTCAAAACGAAAATGGGTACATTTGAAATGTTAGCTAAAAAAGGTAATAGTTAAGATGATTTAAGGTCCCCCAAGGTACATTGTTAATTGTTACTGTAATATATAAAATCTCCTATACCACTTTATTCAAAAAACTAGATTCTTATTAATATAATacgaaattttattttattttattaccatATTTGAAAACTGATTATTTATTACTATAAGAATTTGGACAAAAAGTGTTTTGGGTTTACCCAGCCTATAACAACTAGCTACCCAGCCCGCCCATTTGCCACCTCTACTGAGAATTTTAtttaaaaaagattttttttttttttttaaacggtaATGGATTATGCAGTTTCACCTGTATTTCTGGTAGCATCCCTGTGTTAAAAGCAAAAACAAGACTTGCAGAAGCACCAATTGTTGTAAATACCCTGCTTATGTGTGACCCTGGAATGCCGTAGTCCCTTGGTGGAGCCCGAATTCCTATTAttggattaattaatatttatatattttttatattttattagaCAAATTAAAAAGGGTTCGAGTTTTGTAAACTGAAAAACAATGATTaccataatataataaataaatttattaaagTGGTTGAAATGAACAAGAGAACATACCATCACAAAGAGACAGGGCAAACGCAACAACAATGTATACTAGACTGAAGAAAGTTGAAAAGCCGAGCCAAATCCTTAAAGCCGAAAGATGAGGGATACAAATTGCAAATAGACCACACGCAAACCCTGCGATCGCAATGAAATATGGGAGCTTCATTGTATTTTCATCGCTAAAGAGTACATAAGTAGCCTACAAAAAAATCAAACCAAAAGTCTTTACATAATGTTTATTTACGtaactttaatttaaaaacttcCCAAAAAAGGAAGTGTTACAAAAAATTAAGTGTCTTGATTAATGGAATCTACCTTAAGAGCCTGACCAGCCAAGATGACATAACCGACATTAATCATGAAAAGGTTTACGTATTGCAACAGCCATGTAAGCGAATACGCTTTTGGGCCTGCAAAATAAAAATATCCAAAACGCGTCACATTATTTTTGTAAATTTAGTAGCCATCAACATTTATatagaaacacacacacacacgcacgcGCACGCGCGTGAagcaatatatttaattaattgtcTGGTTATATTTATTACCATAAATGAATCCTGCAAGGTCTCTGTATCTAATATGCCTTTTGCCACCAAACTCGTGAAGATACGCAATGAGTGCGTTTGCGTAGAGTGATATTGCTGTAGCCAAGATTAAACCGACTACTCCACCGACCCAACCGAGAGGAACCATGACCGCACCTGAATATCCCAACACATAAGCGCTGTTGATACCAGTCGTAAGAACAAAACCGACTTGAAACCATGAATCTACATCATTAAAAACAAGCAGTTAGATCTCCATATCTTAAAGATACAGTTAActctattaattatattatatttataactaaCAAGTAACATACAAAGGCATATGTTCATTAATCAGCTATATATAACGGCCTTCAATTATGTAAGATGAAGATATTTAATCAAGCAAAATCAGTATCTGCAACTTTTACTGCAGGCACAAATTATCTTAGCCTGAAAAAATACAAAAGCGACAAACTTTACCATAGATTCAAATCTTTGGGTAATTAGTTCCTGAATGTTTGGATCAAAAGTGAATTGTTATAAATTTTGTTCAAAATAATCAGATTTATTCAAAAGCCCAAGAAAAAATTGTAAGCAAAATAATTTTAAAATTCATGCCAATCCCAGCTACTGATCATCATTTTTTTTATTGCAATAGTTTCAAACGTAATATCTAAAATCTCTTTATATATGAAAACTGCATTGATTTGTTTAttctaaaattaacattttttcttTAATATTTGTAAGTAACTATACTCATAATTAGCATTTTTCAAATCAGAAAATTGCATTCATATAACTTCAAGAATATGTACCATCAAAGTTCTAATTCTAAACTCCTATTattcaaatattttaaataataacatAGCACCTTATTTTAAATTATGTTCCAATTTTTTACAAATCTATATGTtccaatttcaaaaaaaaaaaaaaaaaaaaaaaagtaaactttATTCATAATCAGTAAAAAGGAAAAGTAACCTGTGCTAATCTGATGAGCAGTTTCAGGGATTTGAATAGCTAATTGTTCATCAGAATAAACCTTTCTAGGACCATTAGTCGAGACGACGTCGTCTCGCTGACCCTCCATCCAATTTACAAAATTAACCCCTCCTTCTTCAATTGATGAGTAGGTTAAAAGATATATTCTTTCTTCACTTCCCAAATTCGGTACGTTTTCTCTATAATTAGCCAGCGAGAATTATGCGTATATATACAGAGTATATGTATTgtttctctctcacacacacagATACTGATTCTGTGTGTGTGAATGCAAAATGCTAAATTCAACGATTGAATTATTCAAATCAAGTATGCAATTGAATTCGGATGTTTACTGGTGAATGATTACGATTTACGGCTCTTAAAAACTGCATTAACAAAACATGCTGTAGATATGTTTATTTATTGACGCGAATATAGTAATTGactgaaaaaataaaataaatataatttattttAGCAGCAGATTCAAGGCAATTTGTGAGGTGTGATATGCGGTATGGGGATTCAATTGTGACAGatgacaataaatataaatataaatataataattataattataattgatatTGATTGATTGATTATTGATTTGATTAATTAATCATTACACATTACACAATAAATATATACCAGTACacaatgcccgtgcgttgcacgtacATGGCTTGGGTTTGTGTACTTTTCGAGTGTTTTGTGGTGGTCGTAACAATAACTTAGTTTATAAAAAAGGCCTGCACTAAAACAAATGGGGGCTTATATTGTAAAGTTTCGAGTGGATGTAGTGAAAGTAAATATCAATATTTAGTCAGATGCCAGTGCGAACGGTACTGAAGTAAACGGTTGATAATTATAAATGCTACAACTATAGTATACATGAATTGTTACAATGTAGTTGATAAAATAGGGGACGGAAATGCGTAATACACCAATTATGTTAAATCATACATGCTGCTGGAAACATATATTAGCGTAATCTCTGTTGTGGTCCTTTGGTGGTGACTGAAAGTGTAACCTGCAGCAACTGTAAATACTTAGTAACAGCCATGATAGTCGTGCACTGATGGTCTGACAATAGCAATATTAGGCCGTTTGAACATGTTGCTGGAAACATATATTAGCGTAATCTCTGTTGTGGTTCTTTGGTGGTGACGCTGAAATTGTAACCTGCAGCAACTGTAAATACTTAGTAACAGCCATGAAAGTCGTGTGCTGATGGTTTGACAATAGCAATATTAGGCCGTTTGATGAATGCGTAGTGTTCAAATATGTATCAAACACAATACTAAGTATCCTGTTAAATTTTGTTTTGGGAACCTTAGTAAGCTAAAAGGCCAAAATGGATGGTAAATAGGGTTCACGCAATAAAGTATCCAACACTATCAGCTGTGGCCCAGCTGAACTAACGTGTTAACGAATGGACAATGTTGACTCCAGTTTCATGTGGTGTGTTTTCAATGGCTAATACAAACAGGTTACCCTTATAACCGTCACGATATCCTTTTTTATTGTGAACATCGCCTGAGTATGAACCCAGCATAAGACATTAGAGGTGTAGAAATGTTTGAATTTACCTTCAATTGCTCATCCAAGAATCTGATATCCAGAGTACCTCGACATGTCTAAGGCTGCTGAACACGTGTACCTAAAACACGAATGGAAAATTCTAATAAGATTTGCCAAGTACACATAATTCTGGTAGGCCATAGTTCACATtgaatatataatttaaaaaacaTATGTCTTAGAGATCATTGGCTGAAACTTACCGTTACAATGTTTGGTTGAGGTTGAAGAACGTTTCCTTGTAAACAACGTTCCGGGTGTGGCCCTTCAGTCGCTCATCAGTGTCATCGATCATGACTATTTTAAGACCATTTGGGGTTGTGACACGTGAAAATGCGACATACAGTTGACCGTGGCTAAAAACTGGTTTAGGCAGGTAGAGGCCGACCAAATTAAGTGATTGGCCCTGGCTTTTGTTTATTGTCATAGCGTAACACGGTTTGACCGGGAATTGGATTCGCTGCATAACAAATGGCCACTTTGTTTGTGCAGAGGTGAGGACAATTCTGTGGATTATTACTGTTGTACCTATATGTGATCCGGTAATGATGCGATCCTGGATGACAAACTTTTGAAACGCGGTTATGATCAGTCGTGTACCATTACATAGCCCGCCACTTGGGTGTAGATTCCGTAACAACATTATTGGCTGccctatttttaattttaatttgtgAGGAGGCACACCTGGAAAATCGAGCTTGTTTAAATATTCCACTGGATATGATTGTTGCTGTTCGATGGAGTCGGTGGAGCCTTTGCAGATTTCGTCCGAGCTCTTATATGTCATTGTTTCTCCTTGTAGTTTCTTAAACATGTGCTTGTTAATCGCATCTGCGTCATCATTTCTGGGCGTCAATATTGCCCTTTCTC
This genomic window from Rutidosis leptorrhynchoides isolate AG116_Rl617_1_P2 chromosome 2, CSIRO_AGI_Rlap_v1, whole genome shotgun sequence contains:
- the LOC139890025 gene encoding uncharacterized protein, with product MGPKLDSPKYAIHAASSDFGNVALNLLDMIDLEEEEEIVETIPRAPRRFLLRDREGTGMHLWNDYFSENPTFPGDYFRRRYRMSRPLFIRICQGIINYSQEPIPDYFLYFHQRRDATGLLGFNIFQKCTSAIRQLAYGTAPDAFDEYLHMCQQTSYDCLNNFCKSVFHLYAIEYLRKPTPQDVQRLITAHAEVHSFPGMLGGLDCMHWAWKNCPYRYKGHYTIGDHGYPTIMLEAVASYDLWIWHAYFGPAGSNNDINVLNQSDLFNDLLQDNAPACNFSISGCDFTKGYYLTDGIYPEWATLVKSFKSLPTPECAKFKRFQEAARKDIERAFGVLQGRWAIIKNPSRQFYVERI
- the LOC139893515 gene encoding proline transporter 2-like; translation: MEGQRDDVVSTNGPRKVYSDEQLAIQIPETAHQISTDSWFQVGFVLTTGINSAYVLGYSGAVMVPLGWVGGVVGLILATAISLYANALIAYLHEFGGKRHIRYRDLAGFIYGPKAYSLTWLLQYVNLFMINVGYVILAGQALKATYVLFSDENTMKLPYFIAIAGFACGLFAICIPHLSALRIWLGFSTFFSLVYIVVAFALSLCDGIRAPPRDYGIPGSHISRVFTTIGASASLVFAFNTGMLPEIQATVRQPVVGNMMKALYFQFTVGVLPLYAVAFMGYWAYGNETSAYLLSSVSGPVWVKTFANISAFLQTVIALHIFASPMYEYLDTKYGIKGNALAVKNLSFRVMVRGGYLAVTTLLAAALPFIGDFMSLTGAISTFPLTFILANHMYLVAKRNKLSSFQKLWHWLNVLFFGFMSVAAAVAALRLIAVDSKNYSIFADI
- the LOC139890026 gene encoding uncharacterized protein; translation: MRVNEYTLDGQIDSRKRAFNKWVLDVGDGNVPTSSKEGDDEPSWIKIPEEFIVKHGINPIETIVDTIFPEFQLRQDDEDYLRERAILTPRNDDADAINKHMFKKLQGETMTYKSSDEICKGSTDSIEQQQSYPVEYLNKLDFPGDVHNKKGYRDGYKGNLFVLAIENTPHETGVNIVHSLTR